A stretch of Bordetella genomosp. 13 DNA encodes these proteins:
- a CDS encoding helix-turn-helix domain-containing protein, whose translation MPDMEFAIPASTGSKGYEQWRAALSEAFGPFEVHCGRDAAFAGHVRYVRRASLQFNDLHYQGQRIERTSGNVSHLAREFYTFGLPLAGPLAVSQSGRQFQVEPGCVYLMNQSAPYQASAQGSAGYRSLSVSFPREALSLRDPRVGPFYKLRIDDGSPRGALLAGYMDHLFKGMNAWSDAEVAELGERLIDLIVLFLVQPGQGALSESDSSVTVAHRERITAYIRSHLADPSLAAAQVAQACGISLSYLHRIFRGTGMGVEPFIIEQRLLRCRELLSNPQHAHRSIAELAYQAGFSHPAHFSRSFKRRFGMSARDFRAGGRA comes from the coding sequence ATGCCCGACATGGAATTCGCCATCCCGGCCAGCACCGGCAGCAAAGGCTACGAACAATGGCGCGCCGCGCTCAGCGAGGCCTTCGGGCCGTTCGAAGTGCATTGCGGACGCGATGCCGCCTTCGCCGGCCACGTGCGCTACGTGCGCCGCGCCAGCCTGCAGTTCAACGACCTGCACTACCAGGGCCAGCGCATCGAGCGCACCTCCGGCAACGTGTCGCACCTGGCGCGCGAGTTCTACACCTTCGGCCTGCCCTTGGCCGGCCCCTTGGCCGTCAGCCAGTCCGGGCGGCAATTCCAGGTCGAACCCGGCTGCGTGTACCTGATGAACCAGAGCGCGCCGTACCAGGCGAGCGCGCAGGGCAGCGCGGGCTATCGCAGCCTCAGCGTGTCCTTTCCGCGCGAGGCGCTGTCGCTGCGGGATCCGCGCGTGGGCCCGTTCTACAAGCTGCGCATCGATGACGGTTCGCCTCGCGGCGCGCTGCTGGCCGGCTACATGGACCACCTGTTCAAGGGCATGAATGCCTGGTCGGACGCCGAGGTCGCCGAACTGGGCGAACGCCTGATCGACCTGATCGTGCTGTTCCTGGTGCAGCCGGGGCAGGGGGCGCTGTCGGAATCCGACAGCAGCGTCACCGTCGCGCACCGCGAGCGCATCACCGCCTACATTCGCAGCCACCTGGCCGATCCCTCGCTGGCCGCCGCACAGGTGGCGCAGGCCTGTGGCATTTCGCTCAGCTACCTGCACCGCATCTTCCGCGGCACCGGCATGGGCGTGGAGCCGTTCATCATCGAACAGCGCCTGCTGCGCTGCCGCGAGCTGCTGTCCAACCCGCAGCACGCGCATCGCAGCATCGCCGAGCTGGCGTACCAGGCGGGCTTCTCGCATCCCGCGCATTTCAGCCGCTCGTTCAAGCGCCGCTTCGGCATGTCCGCGCGCGACTTCCGCGCCGGCGGCCGCGCCTGA
- the rpsN gene encoding 30S ribosomal protein S14, with translation MAKLSLINRDIKRAKMADKFAAKRAELKSIIDDQSKTDEERYQARLKLQQLPRNANPTRQRNRCVVTGRPRGVFRKFGLTRHKLREMAMKGEIPGMTKASW, from the coding sequence GTGGCTAAACTCTCCCTCATCAATCGCGACATCAAGCGCGCCAAGATGGCCGACAAGTTCGCCGCCAAGCGCGCCGAACTGAAGTCGATCATCGATGACCAGTCGAAGACCGACGAAGAACGTTACCAGGCTCGCCTGAAGCTGCAGCAACTGCCGCGCAACGCCAACCCGACCCGCCAGCGCAACCGCTGCGTGGTCACGGGTCGTCCGCGTGGTGTGTTCCGCAAGTTCGGCCTGACCCGCCACAAACTGCGTGAAATGGCCATGAAGGGTGAAATCCCCGGCATGACCAAGGCCAGCTGGTAG
- a CDS encoding alpha/beta fold hydrolase: protein MRSVLPTSHYAECAGREIHYVQWGDPLAPAVVMWHGLARTGRDFDDLAAALADRYRVICPDAPGRGLSQWSAAPVDEYRLEHYVRVATELIDGLGLRQLHWVGTSMGGATGMLAAATSLRGRIARLVVNDIGPELPAAAVERIVTYAGNPPAFDTMVALEQWVRTAYQPYGWQSDAQWRRMAETSARRLPDGRLTLHYDPAIVGQFRHHPRDYDRWDEYDTLRLPVLLLRGSESDLLPDAVADAMTQRGPRARRIDFAGCGHAPALNVPQQIDAVAAFLAESGAAT from the coding sequence ATGCGCAGCGTCCTGCCCACCTCGCATTACGCCGAATGCGCCGGCCGCGAGATCCATTATGTGCAGTGGGGAGATCCCTTGGCCCCGGCCGTGGTGATGTGGCACGGGCTGGCGCGCACCGGCCGCGACTTCGACGACCTGGCCGCCGCGCTGGCCGACCGCTACCGCGTGATCTGCCCCGACGCGCCCGGCCGCGGGCTTTCGCAATGGAGCGCGGCGCCCGTGGACGAGTACCGGCTGGAGCACTACGTGCGCGTCGCCACCGAACTGATCGACGGCCTGGGCCTGCGCCAGCTGCACTGGGTGGGCACGTCGATGGGCGGGGCGACCGGCATGCTGGCTGCCGCCACGTCGCTGCGCGGACGCATCGCGCGGCTGGTGGTCAACGACATCGGACCCGAGCTGCCGGCTGCGGCCGTGGAGCGCATCGTCACCTATGCCGGCAATCCGCCGGCCTTCGACACCATGGTCGCGCTCGAGCAGTGGGTGCGCACGGCCTACCAGCCTTACGGCTGGCAGAGCGACGCGCAGTGGCGCCGCATGGCCGAGACCTCGGCGCGCCGCCTGCCCGACGGGCGCCTGACCCTGCACTACGATCCGGCCATCGTCGGGCAGTTTCGCCATCATCCGCGCGACTATGACCGCTGGGACGAGTACGACACGCTGCGGCTGCCCGTGCTGCTGCTGCGCGGCAGCGAGTCGGACCTGCTGCCCGACGCCGTTGCCGACGCCATGACGCAGCGCGGCCCGCGGGCGCGCCGCATCGATTTCGCCGGCTGCGGCCACGCGCCGGCGCTGAACGTCCCGCAACAGATCGACGCCGTGGCGGCCTTCCTGGCCGAGTCCGGCGCAGCCACCTGA
- the rplF gene encoding 50S ribosomal protein L6 produces the protein MSRIAKYPVELPKGVEATISAGEIVVKGPLGSLTQSLTGEVGIRQEDGKLSFAALNDSRQAKAMSGTVRALVANMVTGVSKGFERKLTLVGVGYRASVQGNAVKLQLGFSHDVVHDLPAGVKAECPTQTEIVIKGSNKQVVGQVAAEIRAYRQPEPYKGKGVRYADERVVIKETKKK, from the coding sequence ATGTCACGTATCGCTAAATATCCCGTCGAACTGCCCAAGGGCGTCGAAGCCACCATCAGCGCCGGCGAAATCGTCGTCAAGGGCCCGCTGGGTTCGCTGACGCAATCGTTGACCGGTGAAGTGGGCATCCGCCAGGAAGACGGCAAGCTGAGCTTCGCCGCGCTGAACGACTCGCGCCAGGCCAAGGCGATGTCGGGTACCGTGCGCGCGCTGGTCGCGAACATGGTCACCGGCGTCAGCAAGGGCTTCGAGCGCAAGCTGACCCTGGTGGGCGTGGGCTACCGCGCCTCGGTGCAAGGCAATGCCGTCAAGCTGCAGCTGGGCTTCTCGCACGACGTCGTGCACGATCTGCCCGCGGGCGTGAAGGCCGAATGCCCCACCCAGACGGAAATCGTCATCAAGGGCTCCAACAAGCAAGTCGTCGGTCAGGTGGCCGCTGAAATCCGCGCTTATCGCCAACCCGAACCCTACAAGGGCAAGGGCGTGCGCTATGCGGACGAGCGCGTGGTCATCAAAGAAACCAAGAAGAAGTAA
- the rplE gene encoding 50S ribosomal protein L5 — translation MSRLQTFYKEKVVGDLTAKFGYKSPMEVPRITKITLNMGVSEAVADKKVIEHAVSDLTKIAGQKPVVTKTKKAIAGFKIRENYPIGCMVTLRGQRMYEFLDRLVAVALPRVRDFRGISGRAFDGRGNYNIGVKEQIIFPEIEYDKIDALRGLNISITTTAKTDEEAKALLTAFSFPFRN, via the coding sequence ATGTCTCGTTTGCAAACGTTCTACAAAGAAAAGGTCGTCGGCGACCTGACCGCCAAGTTCGGCTACAAGAGCCCGATGGAAGTGCCGCGCATCACCAAGATCACCCTGAACATGGGTGTCTCGGAAGCCGTGGCCGACAAGAAGGTCATCGAGCACGCCGTTTCCGACCTGACCAAGATCGCCGGCCAGAAGCCGGTCGTGACCAAGACCAAGAAGGCTATCGCCGGTTTCAAGATCCGCGAAAACTACCCGATCGGTTGCATGGTCACGCTGCGTGGTCAGCGCATGTACGAATTCCTGGATCGCCTGGTGGCGGTTGCGCTGCCTCGCGTGCGCGACTTCCGCGGTATCTCGGGTCGTGCGTTCGACGGCCGCGGCAACTACAACATCGGGGTGAAAGAGCAGATCATTTTCCCCGAAATCGAATACGACAAGATCGACGCGCTGCGTGGGCTGAACATCAGCATCACCACCACCGCCAAGACTGACGAAGAAGCCAAGGCGCTGCTGACCGCCTTCAGCTTCCCGTTCCGCAACTAA
- the rpsH gene encoding 30S ribosomal protein S8: protein MSMSDPIADMLTRIRNAQQVDKATVAMPSSKLKVAIATVLKDEGYIDGFQIKGDQAKPELEITLKYYAGRPVIERIERVSRPGLRIYKGRSNIPQVMNGLGVAIVSTSRGVMTDRKARANGVGGEVLCYVA, encoded by the coding sequence ATGAGCATGAGCGATCCCATCGCCGATATGCTGACCCGCATTCGCAATGCGCAGCAAGTGGACAAGGCCACGGTGGCCATGCCTTCCTCCAAGCTGAAAGTGGCCATCGCCACCGTGCTGAAGGACGAAGGCTACATCGACGGCTTCCAGATCAAGGGCGACCAGGCCAAGCCTGAGCTCGAGATCACCCTGAAGTACTACGCCGGCCGCCCGGTCATCGAGCGCATCGAACGCGTCTCGCGCCCCGGTCTGCGTATCTACAAGGGCCGCAGCAACATTCCTCAGGTCATGAACGGCCTGGGCGTGGCCATCGTGTCGACCTCGCGCGGCGTGATGACCGATCGCAAGGCCCGCGCCAACGGCGTCGGCGGCGAAGTGCTGTGCTACGTGGCCTAA
- the rplX gene encoding 50S ribosomal protein L24, with translation MEKIRKGDEVIVLTGRDKTRRGTVLARVDADHVLVEGINVVKKHAKPNPMAGNPGGIVEKTLPIHISNVALFNPATGKGDRVGIKVEEDGRKVRVFRSNGAVVGAKAAKA, from the coding sequence ATGGAAAAAATCCGTAAAGGCGACGAAGTCATCGTCCTCACCGGCCGCGACAAGACCCGTCGCGGCACCGTGCTGGCCCGCGTCGATGCCGACCACGTCCTGGTCGAAGGCATCAACGTCGTGAAGAAGCACGCCAAGCCCAATCCCATGGCCGGCAACCCCGGCGGCATCGTCGAAAAGACGCTGCCCATCCACATCTCCAACGTGGCGCTGTTCAATCCTGCCACGGGCAAGGGCGACCGCGTGGGTATCAAGGTGGAAGAGGACGGCCGCAAGGTTCGCGTGTTCCGTTCCAATGGCGCCGTGGTCGGCGCCAAGGCCGCCAAGGCTTAA
- a CDS encoding NAD-dependent succinate-semialdehyde dehydrogenase → MYEQLALYIDGEFVGGDGRKSQDVINPATQEVLGQLPHATEADLDRALAAAQRAFETWKRTSPMERAAILRKVADLSRQNAKEIGRNMTMDQGKPLAEAVGEIMACSEHVDWHAEECRRIYGRVIPPRNPDVRQFVVREPVGVCAAFTPWNFPYNQAIRKIAAAVGAGCTIVLKGPEDSPSAVMAIARMFHDAGLPKGVLNIVWGEPAKISDYLIRSPIVRKVSFTGSVPVGKQLAALAGAHMKRVTMELGGHSPVLVFDDADVDRAAQMLAKFKIRNAGQVCVSPTRFYVQKGAYEQFLAKFTEVLKGIRVGDGLEAGVEMGPLAHERRVPAMAKFVEDARKHGGKIVLGGDAPSGKGFFFSPTVVTDIPDDSMLMTEEPFGPVAPVVRFDDTDEVLKRANSLPFGLSSYVFTNSLQTATKVSNALEAGMVNINHFGSALAETPFGGIKDSGIGSEGGQETFDGYLVTKFITHV, encoded by the coding sequence ATGTACGAACAGTTGGCTTTGTATATAGACGGCGAATTCGTGGGCGGCGACGGCCGCAAGTCGCAGGACGTCATCAATCCGGCCACCCAGGAAGTGCTGGGCCAGCTGCCCCATGCCACCGAGGCCGACCTGGACCGCGCGCTGGCCGCCGCCCAGCGCGCCTTCGAAACGTGGAAGCGCACCTCGCCGATGGAGCGCGCCGCCATCCTGCGCAAGGTGGCTGACCTGTCCCGCCAGAACGCCAAGGAAATCGGCCGCAACATGACCATGGACCAGGGCAAGCCCCTGGCCGAGGCGGTGGGCGAGATCATGGCGTGCTCCGAGCACGTCGACTGGCACGCCGAGGAATGCCGCCGCATCTACGGCCGCGTCATTCCGCCCCGCAACCCCGACGTGCGCCAGTTCGTCGTGCGCGAACCCGTGGGCGTGTGCGCCGCCTTCACTCCCTGGAACTTCCCCTACAACCAGGCCATCCGCAAGATCGCGGCCGCGGTCGGCGCGGGCTGCACCATCGTGCTCAAGGGCCCGGAAGATTCGCCCAGCGCCGTCATGGCGATCGCCCGCATGTTCCACGACGCCGGCCTGCCCAAGGGCGTGCTGAACATCGTGTGGGGCGAGCCCGCCAAGATCTCCGACTACCTGATCCGCTCGCCCATCGTGCGCAAGGTCTCGTTCACGGGGTCGGTGCCGGTGGGCAAGCAGCTGGCCGCGCTGGCCGGCGCCCACATGAAGCGCGTCACGATGGAACTGGGCGGCCATTCGCCGGTGCTGGTGTTCGACGACGCCGACGTCGACCGCGCCGCGCAGATGCTGGCCAAGTTCAAGATCCGCAACGCCGGCCAGGTGTGCGTGTCCCCCACCCGCTTCTACGTGCAGAAGGGCGCGTACGAACAGTTCCTGGCCAAGTTCACCGAAGTGCTCAAGGGCATCAGAGTGGGCGACGGCCTGGAAGCCGGCGTGGAAATGGGTCCGCTGGCGCACGAGCGCCGCGTGCCCGCCATGGCCAAGTTCGTGGAAGACGCGCGCAAGCACGGCGGCAAGATCGTGCTGGGCGGCGACGCGCCGTCGGGCAAGGGCTTCTTCTTCAGCCCCACCGTGGTCACCGACATTCCCGATGACTCGATGCTGATGACCGAAGAGCCCTTCGGCCCGGTGGCCCCCGTGGTGCGCTTCGACGATACCGACGAGGTGCTCAAGCGCGCCAACAGCCTGCCGTTCGGCCTGTCCTCGTACGTATTCACGAACTCGCTGCAGACCGCCACCAAGGTGTCCAACGCGCTGGAGGCCGGCATGGTCAACATCAACCACTTCGGCAGCGCCCTGGCCGAGACGCCCTTCGGCGGCATCAAGGACAGCGGCATCGGCAGCGAAGGCGGCCAGGAAACGTTCGACGGCTACCTGGTGACCAAGTTCATCACGCACGTCTGA
- a CDS encoding ABC transporter ATP-binding protein, with protein MLETRNLTVRFGGHTAVDDVSARYEPGTLTAIVGPNGAGKTTYFNLVSGQLRASAGTVHLDGQDLSRLAAPARMHAGLGRAFQLTQLFPRLTVHENVRLALQSRAQGSSWRQIRLWRTWDADRALLERADELLVRTRLAPRRDHPAAELPHGDQRKLEIAMLMALAPRVYMFDEPTAGMSVDDVPVVLDLIRELKQDRDKIILLVEHKMDVVRELADRIVVLHNGRLVADGDPAQVIASDVVQQAYLGTAPAGAPA; from the coding sequence ATGCTGGAAACGCGCAACCTGACCGTACGCTTCGGCGGGCACACGGCCGTCGATGACGTCAGCGCCCGCTACGAGCCGGGCACGCTCACCGCCATCGTGGGCCCTAACGGCGCCGGCAAGACCACGTACTTCAACCTGGTGTCCGGCCAGCTGCGCGCGTCGGCCGGCACGGTGCACCTGGACGGGCAGGATCTCAGCCGGCTGGCGGCCCCCGCGCGCATGCACGCCGGCCTGGGACGCGCGTTCCAGCTGACGCAGCTGTTCCCGCGCCTGACCGTGCACGAGAACGTGCGCCTGGCCTTGCAGTCGCGCGCGCAGGGCAGCAGCTGGCGGCAGATACGCCTGTGGCGCACATGGGACGCCGACCGGGCGCTGCTGGAACGCGCCGACGAGCTGCTGGTCCGCACCCGTCTCGCGCCGCGCCGCGACCACCCCGCCGCCGAGCTGCCGCACGGCGACCAGCGCAAGCTCGAGATCGCGATGCTGATGGCGCTGGCGCCGCGCGTGTACATGTTCGACGAGCCCACGGCGGGCATGAGCGTGGACGACGTGCCGGTGGTGCTGGACCTGATCCGCGAGCTGAAGCAGGACCGCGACAAGATCATTCTTCTGGTGGAGCACAAGATGGACGTGGTGCGCGAACTGGCAGACCGCATCGTCGTGCTGCACAACGGCCGGTTGGTGGCCGATGGCGACCCCGCGCAGGTGATCGCCTCGGACGTGGTGCAGCAGGCCTACCTGGGCACGGCGCCGGCGGGAGCCCCGGCATGA
- a CDS encoding substrate-binding domain-containing protein, which produces MKRMLLGALAGLMVGGSAGAAELVVAHVYDKTGPLEAYAKQTQAGLMMGLEYATQGTMEVAGRKIRVIEKDNQGKPDVARAQLAAAYADDNADLAVGPTSSGVALAMLPIAEEYEKILLVEPAVADSITGDKWNKYIFRTGRNSSQDAIANAVAFDQDGTSIGMLAQDYAFGRDGVKAFKGALKRAKIVHEEYLPANATDFTAGAQRLFDALKDKPGRKIIFILWAGAGNPFKIADLDPKRYGIEIATGGNILPATAPLKALAGMEGATYYYYGIPRNPINDWLVAEHQKRYGQPPDFFTAGGMSAGIAIVEALKKTQGKSETETLIKAMEGMSFDTPKGRMTFRPQDHQAMQSMYHFRIKNDPSVPWAVQELVREITPDQMDVPVLNKR; this is translated from the coding sequence ATGAAACGCATGTTGCTGGGCGCGCTGGCCGGCCTGATGGTGGGCGGATCCGCCGGCGCGGCCGAGCTCGTCGTCGCCCACGTCTACGACAAGACCGGTCCCCTGGAGGCCTATGCCAAGCAGACCCAGGCCGGCCTGATGATGGGCCTGGAATACGCCACGCAGGGCACGATGGAAGTGGCGGGCCGCAAGATACGCGTGATCGAAAAGGACAACCAGGGCAAGCCCGACGTGGCGCGCGCGCAGCTGGCGGCCGCGTATGCGGACGACAACGCCGACCTGGCGGTGGGCCCCACGTCGTCGGGCGTGGCGCTGGCGATGCTGCCCATCGCGGAGGAGTACGAAAAGATCCTGCTGGTAGAGCCTGCGGTAGCCGACTCCATCACCGGCGACAAGTGGAACAAGTACATCTTCCGCACGGGCCGCAATTCGTCGCAGGACGCCATCGCCAACGCGGTGGCCTTCGACCAGGACGGCACGTCGATCGGCATGCTGGCGCAGGACTATGCCTTCGGCCGCGACGGCGTGAAGGCGTTCAAGGGGGCGCTGAAGCGGGCGAAGATCGTGCACGAAGAGTACCTGCCGGCCAACGCCACCGACTTCACCGCGGGCGCGCAGCGCCTGTTCGACGCGCTGAAGGACAAGCCGGGCCGCAAGATCATATTCATCCTGTGGGCGGGTGCGGGCAATCCCTTCAAGATCGCCGACCTGGACCCCAAGCGCTACGGCATCGAGATCGCCACGGGCGGCAACATCCTGCCCGCGACCGCGCCGCTGAAGGCGCTGGCCGGCATGGAAGGCGCAACCTATTACTACTACGGCATACCCAGGAATCCCATCAACGACTGGCTGGTGGCCGAGCACCAGAAGCGCTATGGCCAGCCGCCCGACTTCTTCACGGCGGGCGGGATGTCGGCGGGCATCGCCATCGTCGAGGCGCTGAAGAAGACGCAGGGCAAGTCAGAGACCGAGACGCTCATCAAGGCCATGGAAGGCATGAGCTTCGACACGCCCAAGGGCCGCATGACCTTCCGCCCGCAGGACCACCAGGCCATGCAGTCGATGTATCACTTCCGCATCAAGAACGATCCGTCGGTGCCTTGGGCGGTGCAGGAACTGGTCAGGGAGATCACGCCGGACCAGATGGACGTGCCCGTACTCAACAAGCGCTGA
- the rplN gene encoding 50S ribosomal protein L14 yields MIQMQTTLDVADNTGARAVMCIKVLGGSKRRYAGIGDVIKVSVKDAAPRGRVKKGEIYNAVVVRTAKGVRRKDGSLIRFGGNAAVLLNAKLEPIGTRIFGPVTRELRTEKFMKIVSLAPEVL; encoded by the coding sequence ATGATCCAAATGCAGACCACGCTGGACGTGGCCGACAATACTGGTGCGCGTGCCGTCATGTGCATCAAAGTGCTCGGCGGTTCCAAGCGCCGTTATGCCGGCATCGGCGACGTCATCAAAGTGAGCGTCAAGGATGCGGCCCCGCGCGGCCGCGTCAAGAAAGGCGAAATCTACAACGCCGTGGTGGTGCGTACCGCCAAGGGCGTGCGCCGCAAGGACGGCTCGCTGATCCGCTTCGGTGGCAATGCCGCCGTGCTGCTCAACGCCAAGCTGGAGCCCATCGGCACCCGCATCTTCGGACCCGTTACGCGTGAACTGCGTACCGAGAAGTTCATGAAGATCGTGTCGCTGGCCCCCGAAGTGCTGTAA
- a CDS encoding aspartyl/asparaginyl beta-hydroxylase domain-containing protein: MQAATTPPAPGAHPRPGILSRTLFRLVDWLQRRIAAASEVGDHPIFDNAQFPWVADLESRAPGIRAELLSLLEDRKRLPAFHELSPEVGTITRDDQWKTFVFMGYGMRSQRNLDRCPETARALTGIPGLRTAFFSILEPGKRIPLHRGPYNGVLRLHLALVVPEPRERCWIEVDGQRYVWQEGRAVVFDDLYPHQVHNDTDGVRAVLFVDFERPCRAPMRWLNRAILAVAPFTDELRRGKANHEAWEKNYYDAQQKK; the protein is encoded by the coding sequence ATGCAAGCCGCCACCACTCCCCCCGCTCCCGGCGCGCACCCGCGGCCGGGCATACTGTCCCGGACCCTCTTCCGTCTGGTCGATTGGCTGCAGCGCCGGATCGCCGCCGCGTCGGAAGTGGGCGATCACCCCATCTTCGACAATGCCCAGTTTCCCTGGGTGGCGGACCTCGAATCGCGCGCCCCGGGCATCCGCGCCGAACTGCTCAGCCTGCTCGAAGACCGCAAGCGCCTGCCGGCCTTCCACGAACTGTCGCCCGAGGTGGGCACCATCACCCGCGACGACCAATGGAAGACCTTCGTCTTCATGGGCTACGGCATGCGCTCCCAGCGCAATCTCGACCGTTGCCCCGAGACGGCCCGGGCCTTGACCGGCATCCCGGGCCTGCGCACCGCATTCTTCTCCATCCTCGAGCCGGGCAAGCGCATTCCGCTGCACCGCGGGCCGTACAACGGCGTGCTGCGGCTGCATCTGGCCCTGGTCGTGCCTGAGCCGCGCGAGCGCTGCTGGATCGAGGTCGATGGCCAGCGCTACGTCTGGCAGGAAGGCCGCGCCGTAGTGTTCGACGACCTGTATCCGCACCAGGTGCACAACGACACCGATGGCGTGCGGGCCGTGCTGTTCGTCGACTTCGAGCGTCCGTGCCGGGCGCCGATGCGCTGGCTGAACCGGGCCATCCTGGCGGTCGCGCCGTTCACGGACGAGCTGCGCCGCGGCAAGGCCAACCACGAGGCCTGGGAAAAGAACTACTACGACGCGCAGCAGAAGAAATAA